TTGAAGCATGTGCAACATGCGCAAAACATTGAGCATGAAGTCTTCGTTTAGTGCAAGGCAGTGAGTTCAAACTTGTGttgcaaccaaaaaacaaaaactccacCAATTGTTACAAATGTCATTAAGCTGATGCAATGAAGAGAAGACGCACATATTggattatgtaattggttataaTTCAATGAGAAATGAATTTACCTAATAGTATACCAAAGATGATCAGATTTGTCTTTGGTTGTATTTGTGTGCTCAAGTAATTCATTTGATTTTAATGATGCATCTTCAAAACTGACGATGACATCTTTAAATTCTTTCCAGCTACTAACTGAATCAAaagtttgtgttcattttctgATTATGTTATTATACACCGTTTCAACCTACTTAACATGAGAAAATAGAACTTTTAGCCTGCTAtgaaaatgaactaaaaaatttcaaaacaatatttcttAAGACTTTATATAAGGCGAATGATTGTAAACGCAGAACCACCATggtcaattaaattctaaacaacAAATTTCTAACTATAAACTTGACAAATATGGGTCTTTTCAGAACAAGGGAATCAAGGCATATTAGAAtacaaatgatattttcaaaacgCATGGCCCCTGCGCAAGGATGACACGCATAAATCGAGAAatggtccaaatttttttctttccctaatCCTTgcgtgaattctgcttcactgTCTTCTTCGTTGTTTTTGCACTTTCTGCTTCTTTACATGCGTTTTGGAGTCTTGCTCAACAGGTTAGCCCAGACTtgtgctcataattcttttagagagagtttgaatctTTGATAGTTGTTATACTTCAATATTAAAgctttaaaatagaaattttttttagaactgtTGAAGCTTATTAATATTTCACACCTTCTGGATTCGCTATAGTTTTGGTGGTTGACTTAGATATTACCACAATTATATTCCAGATTTTCGTTGAATTAAATTTGCTGAGTTAGAGCTTCTCTTCACTGTTGTAATATAGTTGGCTGTTAAATctcataaaatgataaaattctttaaatttagaACGTTGGGAAAGCTGCAAATGTTAAACTacgaaaattttatctaattattGTGTAATCATGACATGAGAGCAAAAATATAACCCAAGTTTGCATTTTTGGCCTAAGTACAGAAACAGAGGGAATGATGACATTATTGATCATTGGCCCGTAAAACACATGATCACTTCTCTGGctttcattgaaatttgaaattaagcAAACTAAAGGATGGAGTTACTCTGACTTGAATGTCATAGAGTGACCATAGGCTAAGCCATTGCCATAGCTTGTCCTTGTCCAATGCTGGATGGTTGTCATTGCTTGGGTCCACACtgtgaaatttccaaaatacaaAGCCATTAGTGCCCTCCCAGTAGGAACTCGAGAGTCCAGGGTATAGGTTAAACCCTTTGTGAGATTTGGGGTTGTTTAGGATGCCAGAGTGAGCACCGAAGATAGTCTCAATTGTTGCTTTGCCTTCAAAAACTTACTAATGTTTGGAGTTTATGCATTTCACTACTCCTGTGACAGAACATAGCAATATTTAGTATTAAGTGACCATCTAAGGTTAATATAAACTTTTATGTTATCTAAACATCTGTTTGGGATGTTCTAGTTGATGGTGTTTTCATAGGTAGTCAATGTGAATCTAAGCTCTTTACAATTCATTGGTGCCACTGGTGCTGCAGGTGGTTTGTAATTTAAGCTTGTACGGTTTGTAATTAAGCTTGTGAAATCacttgtaattaattaataaaatgttatgaGCTTAAAACCATAGTTATTGCTCTGCCTAATAAGTAGACAATTTAGTATTTCTTCTTCTAACATAGGGGTATCCAGGATTACAAAAATTGTTATTGTGATGCAAAAAACATTGTTACATTGTACGTTATAAATTACCTTTGCTGAATTGAAGGTTATATTTTTACAGTCTAGTAGAATATTGTTTGACTTCGATTTACGTATTCAAGTGGTATATTTTGAATATGCACAGCCTCGATTGTCTTCTTGGAAAACAATGGCCtaagtttaaagaaacaaataattgtTAATCAGTGATATATGAGAAAACATAAAGACGCTTGACACATTACCTCTTGTTGTTGACCTAAATGAAAAGTTAGTTCGTGCTCCTTGCACCAAAGTTGGAGAGCACAATTTAATTGCAGCATGCAACTCCTTAAGTTGTCCCCACTTTAGCTGCCTTAATAgtcctaaaattattaaaagctaTGGATTATTAACGAGTActttattcatataattttagaagCGTGCAAAATATGCTGATCACCATATTCTTCAAGAGGAATGTAATTTTAGACATTGACATGATTAGTTTGAGATAACTAAAAGGCTTACGTAATTTCCAAcactaaaatttataagaaatatatatttacatagaaATATAATAACAGTATTTGATGAGGATTATACCATGTAATAATTTACATAGCTTCCATTTCTTGCAATATAAAGTGGTACTTGAAATGCAATGTCTTCAGTAGACCTTATAATAGTCATTTTGTTCTCATTCATTGAAACATTGTTAATGACTAATGCAATTAATGTAGCACAATATTTCTATTACGATAAAAAGATTTTGCGAAATCATCAACTTGGATTCATCTTACAGCCATAAGGATGCTGTAGTACCCTCCTCTAAGTTTGGTTCAGATTGAAAACCCTAGTATTTGATGGTGTCAGTTAGCTTTGAACCCTGTCCAGCATATGAACATGGGGCTGAAAATGGTGGACATGAACAACCTagatcttttaatattttttgcaggtcaattttgttgttcttttaGTTTCTGCCCAATAATCCCTGAAGATTTTGTGTACGACTAGAAGCTAGAAATTCCATGCTTTGCATATTACATATCACAAACATAATGTTAAATTAGTATGATGTCTCACTATCACAAACATAATCTACTTATGCAGATTGTATGGGAGCCGTACACGCATACGCTAGGCTCCCTACCTGCGTATTGCACTGCTGGGCAGCATATTTGGAGGGCCGAGGTGCCGTTGATATTCTTTTGGATAGTGGAGTGGCATCATCCTGAGCGAGTCCTCCGTCAGTTTGGGATGAAGCAACCAGTTCCAAGTGTCGTGGATACGTCGACTACCCTTCACAAGATATCCCTTCAGGGTAAATGGGAGAAGAACTGGGAGGTAGAACATGATCCCTTTATTCGGCAATGGGCCAACCGAGTGAATGTAGTTCGCGGGTCCGATCTCCTAGACGATGATGATACGTATCTCGTTGAGTACATGATGTGGTACAATCGCCACACAAGGCGGTACATAACACCAGAGTCTGCGTATTGGGAACTCATGGTGAGGCAACAATTCCTATTTTATGGATGAAACCATTGTTGGATTAAATATCCTCAGCAGATTTATCATGCATATTTTGAAGTCCAcaataattattgttgttacatCTCTATAAGTTTCtctgtcattttgttttaaagtgaaaaaataCTGCATGACATGTCATTATGTTTTAAAGTCAAAATACTGCATGATTTAAGTTGTTCATAACAAACTGAATTTGTCTTGATCCAATTTGTTTGCATGAGGAATGGTTAATGGGCAATGACTAATGATGACCACACCTTTGTTCATATAATTACATTCAACTTTTAAAAAgggtaggttgggttgggttttattgtattttattttaattttttttttaattttttttgtttttggttggcttGTACTTTAAAATGGACGGTGCAACTCTGTGTAGTAGTGATAAATTCGCATTTCATGATAGTTTAGATAGCCTTTCCTCCAGGACTGATTAATGTATTACATATTCCTTGATAGATATTACCTCTAGGATTGGGAAGTCCCTTACTAAACTGTTGGTAGAATGCAATTCCCAACAGCTTAAAGGTCATTTAAAATCTTGCAAGTATGCAGCAAGGAGATGTGCATTTATACTAGATTCAAGTATGATATATGTTCTAAGTTTTTGGTACTTCCCTTAATTGAAACTTGAAGCTTGcgtttgatattttcaattcatttgattTGGGCGTGTACTTTAGGAAATAATAACTTCAAAATATGTGTCCTGATTGCAATGTGATATTAATGGAGTTGTAAATCTCGTGAAGCCTAGATACAGAAGTGAAATTCTGATATTTTCACTTATGCTAAGATTGAACTTATGTACAACCAACTATACGTGTTTTTTAGAAGTATTATCTCAATGTTTAGATTGCGTAGCGATAAACATAACAGGAAACATACAACCTCTTGAGTGTTGGGTTGGAACTATAAATTCTTGCACGGGGGGGCCAACCCCTATTTTTATACACTGTCTTTTTAAAGATGCTTCATAATTATAAGTAATATAAGGATTTCATTAGCTATGtttgctactttttctttttattttggaacAGATTTATCCAAGTTTTGCATCATACTTGCGTTCTTGCTTTTATGACGCCCTTGTTTTGTAGGTTCGGACGATGATTAGGTCTATACCGAGGTGCGATGAAGGTTCTGACATGCACACTGACCTTACATTTACACTAGAGCTTGTGGAGGAGCTAGGCCGACTTAAATTGGCGAATGCGCTTGCAGAAGCAGTTGACATTGATAGACAGGCCCCAGTTCATGGCGGGCAACGTGGTGGGTCTCGTGGGGGTGGACATCGTGGAGGTGGTCAAGCTGGTCGCAGCCGTACGACCGAGTCGGCTCCCATCTACGAGGAAGGGAATGAGGAGGGTGTAGAAGAGGCATGGCTTGGCACTGATTGGGTACTGTCTGATGACGACGGCAGGACACCGCGATGCACGCCTGGCGATGGTGCTGGGCCATCCCATAGCGTCGATCATCAGGGCACTGTTCCAGCCCACACTACATCCCATGGTGCTAGCACGGACTTTGAGGGCCCTCCTCGTATGTCGCCCCCAGTTTTCAGTGGATCTGCCCATGATGGTGGATGCATATTTGTCCCCACACCAGGCATGCCCACCCCACCTCTAGTGCAAGTGGACCCCACCATGTCAGCTCCATCTCAAACCGCCCACGGAGAGGCTGTACAGATTGAGCAGATACCGGCTGAGGACATTGAGCCGGTGGAGGCTTTGCGGAGATCGCGACGCCCGCGTGCGCATGCTCCCGATTGCGGGACCGGTGATGGTATGTACTTCGTCTACACTTCCCATCTTCTTGAGCTACTTGTACTGTgcatttgattgattatgttaatttaattatgctGTTGTGTCTGATGAAACAGGTAAGATTAGACCTGTCAGGGCATATGGGCGGAAACGAAAAGATCATTAAATGCCTTAGTGTATGCTTATACTTCCTGCCTATAGGTGACTGCATAGTTACGTTTCACTTTTCTTCTAAagtcgtatttttttttttagacctaaCTGCAATGGTGGACACGAAAAGGCCATTGAGCTGGATTGTCCTTGTGTGCTTATTCTTCATGTGTATAGGTGACTGGAATAAGCATGCAAAATGTTCTACTAATTGGGGAGAATCTTGGTGGCTGTGCATCTATTTCTGGATCATTGCTTGGGGAGAATACTGGCTGTCAATGTGTTTGTTgtcaagaaattgatattttggagAAAACCCATAAGGCGTATTGTATTTATTGATGTATTAGGAAGTTTTTCTGCACTTGGAGTTTTGATTGCAATTTGACAAATGTCTGGATTGGTATTCATTTGAAGCCaaactttcttgtgtttttgtatgttgtTAGCTACAGTAAAGTGGGTTGTAAGAgagtaatttgtttttttatttttgttagttttgtGAGAAACAAATGTGTGGTATTGTTGATAAGCAAGAAGAAGTAATTTGATACTTTCTGTAAAAGAGTTTGATGACGAAGTTTATGCGGATCAATGGCAGAACCAACTCCTTTGTAGCAAATCATTTATCCGAGTCTCTACAATGCTTGGCTAGGTATGTGTCTCTCTCCTAATTTTCTGATTCGCCTTCCCTACAATTCCTAGATTGGTACATCCTCCTtcccattttattaattttaatctcCTTTAAATCCCCTCCTCTCTAGAATGATTAGATCTGTGTacatttgattacaagttcgtTAGTAGGAACTTTGGagaatagaatttatatttttttctagcaTTGTTCTAGAGCAGCTCACAATATAACTTACCCAAAGCTGAAAACGGCAAAAATCTTAGTTATGTGTGCATGTTTTGTTCCTTTTGCTTCTTGGGGtttgtaattgttatttatcattGTATATATTACCTTTTCATTTTGGTAGCAAATTGGGAACCCAATGagaaacatttaattgattattgattttttcatcaattagccttcttattttatgattttcagtatatatatatatatgttgtgtgTGTCATTGGCCAATGAATCAAATCTTGTCCATCATTTGCTTTAATGAAATGATGGAggcattaatgaaaaatttgcaTACTGTTTGAatgttacttttattgtttgtgtattgccgttttttgggtttgaattatTATCTATGCTTACAAAGGTATATGCatttttctcaataattttCGGTTAGTATCTAATGTCTCCTTCACCACAGCACATTAAGACGTTGGAGAAGTGGCCAACCTTCAGAATCCTGGGAGGCTCATAAGGCAGCAATCCAAGCACTCATAAAGCTGCCTTCAGGCGAGCTTGTTACAGGTATAATATGATTCAGTAGATGACTGTTCTGCTAGatattgttttagattttgttggtAGTTGGAATTGGTTACATCAGATTGGAATGCATTATCAACTACGAATGTCTTTCACTATGAACTTATGGGGTTCATTTTTATGCTACCACGATTTTAGGTTCAAGTGATACAACTTTAAAACTTTGGAGAGGAAGCAAAtgtacacatacttttgttgGGCATACAggtattttttccatttatttgccttcattgtgctttatatatatatatatatatccttatctGCAATGTGTTGAAATCATGTGGGAATGAAAATAATTGTAGATTTTGCAAACTAACGATGctgtaaaattttcttcttacatGTCTGTTTGGTGATCATCAAACATATTTTCTTTGAGCTTCCTATAAGTTAGAAGTGGAAGAAGCATTTAATAAGACTTCTGATGTATAAGTTGGCATTAATTGACCAAACTGTTGACATGGGTAATCCTCATATGTTTAGTGCTTTACATGGTTtgattgctaaaaaatttagacatGATGATACCGAGTTTGTCTCTTGTGGAGTATTTAGTGGGAAAGGAATGCTTGCACTTTTGACGGAAGTGCAAGCATTCTTGATTTGAAGTTGCTCTTCCGGACTTTATCTAAGCGGACTAATGCTTTGGCATTCATTACCAATCTGACTGGTTTTCTATTTATCTTCACATGATTGAGAGTTGTGTTATTTGCTTCAAACTTGGCTTTATAATATGGCTTTATATATCATTGATAAAACAGATCAAATATAGGCTGATGCACTTGTTCTGAGGGGGATCAGTTGCACATTTGAGGAAGGGCACAAAATACGTATTGTTGGCAGAATTGGCAGTGGCAAGACCACTCTCATAGAGATGAACCTGTTTTGTCCAGTGGAGCTAGCTAGAGGGACCATTGTAATGTATCTATTGAAACCTGTAGTATTCCATGTAATGTTCACGAGATTAcgtaacttttaaattttaagtgttcattttttttctaattcagaATAATACTACAAGGTACATCataattttagggttttatttactGTGTTTGGGATTCAAGAACCTTTATATAGctgtgttatttgtttttttagttggttGGTGTCAATTTTTATTCATGGTCATTTTGTTCTGGACTTTCTATATTGTGgctattaaaattttcagaattgaCTTGAAGAATTTAGATAATTTTCTAATGTTGGACGATTTATCATGTATGAATAATTCCAATCCTatcttttttaaactttgaattttctttgattggtaTGGATTGCAGTGAATCCTCCAACGAGGAGGATTTCCAAATCGTTCATGTAGAGGTTATGCAATTCATTGTTGTTTTTTACGTCATATACATTCGTTAATCGTGGCTCATTGTGTATAGGCTGATGTAGTATTTTGTAAGTACACAATAATGGACTGCAGTGAATCAAATAGACGGGGTACGACCAAAGGTGACTGAATAGGATCAAATAGAGTAAATAGAATGTAGTACACCGATTTTCCTAGAAACCAcagtggaccgaataagaccaaagtagatataatggaccgaataagaccaaagtagtccaaaaacaaaaataataaggttatttttccatatatacATATCTGCCAGTGAAACAATTGGAAAACGATGACACTTCTACTTAAAGCACACATGACAACAGATGGTACTTGGAAGTATACATATCTTACTAAATACCACAACAAGAAGTCGTACTTTTGCATTCATGCATCCGTACGTTGTCTCGTGGGTGCATCAACTTCATCATCCCCCACAACGTGAGCCACCACTTCATTCAACATGTTTGCACTCAACGTTGCGATCCTCCTTGCGTGGTCACGCTCCTCAATGGCAACTTCCAACTGATACCTTAACAAAGTGTGCCTAATGTCTCCACTGCCATAGTTGGTTCCTTCGCTTTGAGAAGTGCTAGGTGGAGTTGAGGTTGATATGTTTGGAGTTTCCCACGACGTAGACACACCACCATGCACGCCCATACCATTACCATGCAAATACTCCATGTATGCAGCTTCGGCTTCCCTTCGATCTTTATATGATTTGTGATTGGCGTTTGGGAATTTATGAACTTGTCTACTCGCATCTAGCCAACTGTCGTATATGCCTGGAACACGACCGTTAAACACAACATAGGTTCGTCCCATCCTGCTCTACAAAAACGCAATGGTGGGAACTCTTTGCACTAGAATAACATGGCTGCACCTTCTAACGTGTGAAGTGAGCTTTTGTAGTGGAAATGGGGCCACAACTCGATTccatagaaatcgagttatagcatGCGGAGTtacatgtaactcgacttctcATTAACCGAGTTTCTGAAATGCCGTCATTTCAATACGTCTTGTCAACAGTAACTCGATTTATGTGGTATCGAGTTTTATATAAAATCGATGTACTTAATATCGAGTCATGTTGTCCCCCTCCCCACATTTCAGAATCCATGCACGTGTCTGGCTCTATCTGTGTTGAAAACCTTCACTGTCTGGTCTCTGAAAAAGAAAGCCTATGAGGTGAACAAAGTTTGCTAACTCTTCTGCCATTTTCCTTGTCATTATTGCATCCTCACCAGGCGTGCTGTTGCTGTGGTCCCCTTCTTCTTTGTTCTGGCACATCTTCCCTGACAGGTATATATTCACTTACATAACTACTTATAAATGGATTGACTTACATAACTACTTAAGGGTTTGGATTGCTTTCTACAACTGTTAAGGGTTTGGATTGCTTTCTACAACTGTCTTATTCTGacattatgtgtgtgtatatatatacataaagaaaacattgtatagatatatgtatatatagacaaaCGTACTTACCCATATAATAAGATGTATATGTGGCATTcccaaatatatgtatatatatatacacacacatacacacacacacacacatataaggggaaatatatatatatatatatatacatgtatgtatgtatgtatatgcaaatatatgtaaatataaacaAAGCTACCTACCCATATATgatcacatgtatatatatatatatatatatacacacacacacatgtataggTATGTTTACATATAATGTATGTGCTTAGGGCaccaattttttgaaacatttttgttAGGAATTGCAAAAACTGTTAGTGCATTGAAAATCCTACAAAAAATTGTCCAAGAAACGATTAATTATTGTGTGCTCTTATGACTTATGTGAGAATAAtcttatatgtgtgtatgtgtgtgtgatagTGACATTGTATACATATTGTTCCTACATATGTCGAGTTTTATATAGTAATgtatataatacttttttttgagaactctTTTgggaaatatgtatataatcattctaaataaacatatatataaacaaacattgTACGGTGAATTCATATGATGACATATGCATTCATTCGTAACTACACACTAATGATGTGTAATGTATACTGAGGTTTAAATTGTATGGCTCTTTCAGTTCTGAAAGTCTTTGCTGTGTGGGTTCTGAAAAAGAAAGCCTGCGAGGTGAACAAGTTTTGCTGaccatgtttgcattttcctACTCCATATTGCATCCTTACCAAGCGAGTTTACAAACACCCTAATTCTTTGTTGTGGCACGTCTCCCCTAAAAGGCCAATGTTTGTGTTCAAACGAATCAAGTGTGTACACCTATAATTAGGATAGCATCATAGTGCATCTGTAAAAGAGTAATTACTGTTGCATTAACATAACCCCCTATCTTCTGCATGATAACCACAATTAATTGTCCTTATCCAGGTCTGCCATGGGTCGTCACTGCTTCTACGTTTACTATGATGGGGAACAGTATTTCCATGACTTGCATGGGCTGTCCTATAAAGGCGAGTCAGTGAAGCAGAAGTTCATTGAGTTGAAATGGGGAACACACTTGAGAAAAATGCACCGGAAGATAATGGAAGCTCTACGGTTGGACAAGGAGTCACATAAGATATCCATTGTGTACCGTGCCCCCCAGATACTTGTGAGTACTCAGGTTGTCTACAACTCAAATCCGTTGGGTTGCGATGCTGACGTGGACATGATGTGGGCAGTGATTAAGCGGACCCCCCAGTTCATAGCGTCTGACTTGTATGTAACTGTTGAGGCTGTTGGGTTCCATGGTAGTGCAAGTTCACAGCATGCCAGTAGGGTGGAAGAGCCACACTCATTGTCGGTTGACGTGCATCCTCCCTTTGCCTATGCCACGCCTTTCCCCTACAATAATCAACCATGTGCAATAGATCATTTGGACAACACCGAA
This genomic stretch from Quercus robur chromosome 4, dhQueRobu3.1, whole genome shotgun sequence harbors:
- the LOC126720567 gene encoding serine/threonine-protein phosphatase 7 long form homolog, with the translated sequence MQALDRVRPGPDVDTQLAQQPNHRSSPLWRCAADEEAPGMIKVRRRKCVLPQGGLDPRIMQHIDAAGLTGLFKVPDMEVDHALITALVERWRPETHTFHLPHGEMGITLQDMEVMLGLPVDGLPVTGKTDYKWSELCEQLLGHKPPPPIPNSNKSTLAGARIRYTWLDAQFAAPLVVDAADEVVQQYARYHLLVRMGALLFMDRSADRVSLLPLQLLNPVSNARRYSWGSAALAWLYRQLCGASKKDAMQIGGALLLVQLWAYSRFPQLCPVVRPPLPPVHSGPLAIRWSGPKCTAEHATHVLAAYRASLATVRAEQIVWEPYTHTLGSLPAYCTAGQHIWRAEVPLIFFWIVEWHHPERVLRQFGMKQPVPSVVDTSTTLHKISLQGKWEKNWEVEHDPFIRQWANRVNVVRGSDLLDDDDTYLVEYMMWYNRHTRRYITPESAYWELMVRTMIRSIPRCDEGSDMHTDLTFTLELVEELGRLKLANALAEAVDIDRQAPVHGGQRGGSRGGGHRGGGQAGRSRTTESAPIYEEGNEEGVEEAWLGTDWVLSDDDGRTPRCTPGDGAGPSHSVDHQGTVPAHTTSHGASTDFEGPPRMSPPVFSGSAHDGGCIFVPTPGMPTPPLVQVDPTMSAPSQTAHGEAVQIEQIPAEDIEPVEALRRSRRPRAHAPDCGTGDGKIRPVRAYGRKRKDH
- the LOC126720568 gene encoding uncharacterized protein LOC126720568 isoform X1, whose amino-acid sequence is MTKFMRINGRTNSFVANHLSESLQCLASTLRRWRSGQPSESWEAHKAAIQALIKLPSGELVTGSSDTTLKLWRGSKCTHTFVGHTDQI
- the LOC126720568 gene encoding uncharacterized protein LOC126720568 isoform X2, producing the protein MTKFMRINGRTNSFVANHLSESLQCLASTLRRWRSGQPSESWEAHKAAIQALIKLPSGELVTGSSDTTLKLWRGSKCTHTFVGHTG